Proteins encoded within one genomic window of Flavobacterium gilvum:
- a CDS encoding UDP-glucose 6-dehydrogenase — protein sequence MITKICCIGAGYVGGPTMAVIAQKCPNIQVTVVDLNVERIQAWNDDNTNNIPIYEPGLPQIVTEVRGENLFFSTEVDKAIDEAQIIFISVNTPTKTYGKGKGMAADLKYIELCARQIAKVAKSDKIVVEKSTLPVRTAEAIKSILDSTGNGVQFQILSNPEFLAEGTAIEDLLNPDRILIGGDTSVEGQKAIQALVDVYSNWVRPEKILTTNVWSSELSKLTANAFLAQRISSINAMSELCEKTGADVNEVAKAIGMDSRIGPKFLKASVGFGGSCFQKDILNLVYIAKSYGLNEVADYWEQVIIMNEHQKNRFSSNIVKTLYNTVADKKIAFLGWAFKKDTNDTRESAAIFVANDLINEQAKIMVYDPKVSRKKILSDLNYLETRMPEENENSIVTFDNPYLTCEKAHAIAILTEWDEFRKYDWQKIYKSMQKPAFIFDGRNILNKAELEEIGFIYRGIGV from the coding sequence ATGATTACAAAAATTTGTTGTATTGGAGCTGGATATGTAGGAGGCCCTACTATGGCTGTGATAGCACAAAAGTGTCCAAATATTCAAGTTACAGTTGTTGATTTGAATGTAGAAAGAATACAAGCATGGAACGATGATAATACAAATAATATTCCAATTTATGAACCAGGATTGCCACAAATTGTTACCGAAGTAAGAGGAGAAAATTTGTTTTTTTCTACAGAAGTTGATAAAGCAATAGATGAAGCGCAAATTATTTTTATATCGGTAAATACACCAACTAAGACCTACGGAAAAGGAAAAGGTATGGCTGCAGATTTGAAATATATTGAGTTATGTGCCAGACAGATTGCGAAAGTTGCAAAAAGTGATAAGATTGTAGTAGAAAAGTCTACATTGCCAGTGCGTACTGCTGAAGCAATTAAGAGTATTCTTGATTCAACTGGAAATGGAGTGCAGTTCCAAATTCTTTCAAATCCCGAATTTTTGGCTGAAGGTACAGCAATTGAAGATTTGCTAAATCCAGACCGAATTTTAATTGGAGGCGATACATCAGTTGAAGGGCAAAAAGCGATTCAAGCCTTAGTCGATGTTTATTCGAATTGGGTTAGGCCAGAAAAAATATTGACTACCAATGTCTGGTCTTCGGAATTGTCAAAGTTAACTGCCAATGCTTTTTTAGCTCAAAGAATTTCATCCATAAATGCGATGTCAGAGCTGTGTGAAAAAACTGGAGCTGACGTTAATGAGGTTGCCAAAGCGATTGGAATGGATAGCCGAATTGGTCCTAAATTCCTAAAAGCATCCGTTGGATTTGGCGGTTCTTGTTTTCAAAAAGATATTTTGAATTTGGTTTATATTGCAAAATCATATGGGTTAAATGAAGTAGCTGATTATTGGGAGCAGGTAATTATTATGAATGAGCATCAGAAGAATCGTTTCTCTAGTAATATTGTGAAAACACTTTATAACACGGTTGCTGATAAAAAAATTGCCTTTTTAGGTTGGGCTTTCAAGAAAGATACTAATGATACCCGTGAATCTGCAGCAATTTTCGTAGCTAATGATTTGATTAATGAACAAGCAAAAATCATGGTCTACGATCCAAAAGTGTCAAGAAAAAAAATTCTTTCTGATTTAAATTATCTAGAAACAAGAATGCCAGAGGAAAATGAGAACAGTATCGTGACTTTTGATAATCCATATTTGACATGTGAGAAAGCACATGCAATTGCCATACTTACTGAATGGGATGAATTTCGTAAATATGATTGGCAAAAAATATACAAAAGCATGCAAAAACCGGCGTTCATTTTTGATGGAAGAAATATACTTAATAAAGCAGAATTGGAGGAAATTGGTTTTATTTATAGAGGAATAGGAGTTTAA
- a CDS encoding adenylyltransferase/cytidyltransferase family protein: MKIGITFSAFDLFHAGHVKMLEEAKLHCDYLIVGLQTDPTLDRPEKNQPAQTVVERYIQLKGCKFVDEIVPYATEQDLEDILRSFKIDVRIVGDEYREQNFTGRMYCEAKGIELYFNTRDHRFSSSGLRKEVHQREMTKIK; encoded by the coding sequence ATGAAAATTGGAATAACTTTTAGTGCTTTCGATTTATTTCATGCGGGACACGTAAAAATGTTAGAAGAGGCTAAACTTCATTGTGATTATTTGATCGTTGGCTTGCAAACCGACCCAACGTTGGATCGCCCTGAAAAAAATCAGCCAGCACAAACTGTAGTGGAGCGATATATTCAATTAAAAGGGTGTAAGTTTGTTGATGAGATTGTTCCTTATGCTACTGAACAGGATTTAGAAGATATATTACGATCTTTTAAAATTGATGTTAGAATTGTCGGTGATGAATATCGTGAACAAAATTTTACTGGTAGGATGTATTGTGAAGCGAAAGGTATTGAATTATATTTTAATACCAGAGACCATCGATTTTCTAGTTCTGGACTAAGAAAAGAAGTTCATCAAAGAGAAATGACAAAAATTAAATAA